The Pseudomonas multiresinivorans DNA window TCGTGCTCGAGCATGCCATCGGCGTAGTCGTTGCCAGGCATGCCGCTCTGGCCCTGCATCGACTCACGCACGTGGGTGAAGGCATGCATGCGCGTCGTGTTCATCCAGACGAAGAACGGCTTGTCGGCCTTGACCTGCTTGTCCATGAAGTTGATCGCAGCCTGGGTGGTGTCGTCGTCGATGGTCTCCATGCGTTTGCTGGTCAGCGCACCGGTATCCTCGATCTTGCCGTCGGCGGTGGCCTTCAGCACGCCACGAGGTGAAGCGGCCTTGGTGAAGGCCTCGTCATCCTTGGGCCAGTACGGACGCTCGGGCTCTTCCTCGGCATTGAGGTGGTAGAGGTTGCCGAAGAACTCGTCGAAGCCGTGCTTGGTCGGCAGGTACTCGTCGCGGTCGCCCAGGTGGTTCTTGCCGAACTGGCCGGTGGCATAGCCGTGGGCCTTGAGCGCCTGGGCGATGGTGACATCGCGGTCCTGCAGACCGACCGGCACGCCCGGCATGCCAACCTTCGACAGCCCGGTACGCAGGATCGTCTGCCCGGTGATAAAGGTCGAACGCCCCGCGGTGCAGCTGTTCTCCGCGTAGTAGTCGGTGAACATCATGCCTTCCTTGGCGATGCGATCGATGTTCGGTGTCTGGTAGCCGACCACTCCGAACGAATAGGCGCTGATATTGGTCTGGCCGATATCGTCGCCGAAGATCACCAGGATGTTCGGTTTGTCAGCAGCGCTGGCGACCGTACACCCCACTATCGCGGTCGCCGCGAGGGCGAACTGCGATAACCATCTTCCCGTGCGCTTCATTGTTGTCTCTCCATTCCAGTTTCTCATCGTTTGCCACGACTGCGTCACTGGAGATACCGACTGCTCGACTGGAGATCCCCGTGCCCCTGCGGTTTTCACTTGTTGGCCTTACTGATCAAACGGATAGATCCGCTTCCACTCCTTTGCCATGTCCACTACCACCCAGTCCCTGCTCTTCGCCACGTCGAGCGCCTTGTCCAGGCGCCCGACCTTGCTCTCTCGGTCATAGGCCCACTCCCGTGGGGCATCGGTGTGGTGCACCAGGCCGGCAAAGCGTAGACCCTTGCCAACGGTCGTCCACTGCAACATCTGCAGGTCGCCGTCGGAGTTGCCGAAGGCCAGGATCGGCCGGCGGCCGATGATGCTGTCGATGCTCTCCGGCTTGCCGGGGCCGTCGTCGTTGTGCACCAGCTTGGGCAGGCGCTGGATCGACAACTTGCCGTCGCGATCCTCGAAGCGGCTGCCCAGGGTGGTGCCGATCACCTGCTCCGGAGGAATACCGTAGACCTCCTCAGCGAAGGCGCGCATGAATGCCACTTCGCCGCCGGAGACGATGTAGGTCTTGAAGCCGTTGGCCCGCAGGTAGCCCAGCAGCTCCAGCATCGGCTGGAACACCATCTCGGTGTAGGGCCTGTGGCTGCGCGGGTGCCTGGCGCTGGCAAGCCAGCGGCGGGCGTTGGCGATGAAGTCCTCGGTACTCATCCCCGAATGGGTGGCGGCGACTATCTCCAGGATGCCGTTCATGCCGCTGGCGGCGAGGGTCTTCTGGTCGCCCTCGAGCACCGCCTTGAACGGCTGCTTCTGCTTCCACTCCGGATGCTGCGGCGCCTGCCGCTTCACCTCGTCCAGGGCGAAGAGCACCTGGAAGTACATCGGCTGCTCGCTCCACAACGTACCGTCGTTATCGAACACGGCGATGCGCTCGGCCGGCGGCACGAAGTCCTTGCCGCCCTCGTGGGTCACGGCCTCGACGAACTCGATGATCGCCTGCCGCGAGGGCCCTTCGTTCCACGACGGCAACGCGTCCGCCGCCTGAACCAGCAGCGGCAGGCAGAGCAGCAGGAGCATCCAACGGGCAATCGGTCGCGCAAGGTACGAAGGCATGTCACATCCCTGGATCACGGATTCAAAGGTTTGAGGGCATGGGCCGGCGGGCTCGTCGGCTTGCCGTGGCCCATCTCCCGATGGATTACCGGCAACGCCTGTATCAGTTGGGCGGTCGCGCTACGCGCCTGCGCATCGGCCCGGCCGTAGCGGGCCCTGAGAAACGCTAGCAAAGAATTGCCAGGCTTGACGGAACCATCAGGCACTGCCGTGCTTAATTCACGACATCCGGTTGTCCGCCGCAGCCACAGGTACAGGGCACCGAGTTGCGGCGGGTCGCCCTTGAGCTGGGAGCGAACCTGGCGCCAGGCGTAGCCCGGCGATTCGCACCATGCCTGGCGGCGGCGTTCGATGGCATCCATCACGCCGGTACGCAACGGCGCGCCCCACCTATACGCGGCGTAACCCGCGCCCACCAGCACCGCCACTAACACAGCCAGCAGCAACCAGTGACGGGCGATACGCAATTGGGCATGGCGCCCCAGTTCGCGCAGGTCGTCGCTGATGGAGAAAGGCGCCTTGTAGACGGCCGCAGCCTGAGCCGACAGCTCCAGCGCAGGGACCGAAACAGTACGTTCTTCCCCGCTGTCCGCCGCCCACCAGTGCAATTCGATGGGCGGCAGCTGGAAATCACCGGCCTGGTTGACCACGTAGGTGACCGCGTCCATGCGCTCACCGCCGCTGCTGCCGCCACGCCCATCGCTCAAAGCCTGCACTGTCGGAGACTGCACGTAGCGGCGCAGCCCCTCTACCTCGGCGAAGGCCGGCGCGGGGATCAGCATGGCCTGGGCGTTTTCGGCGGTGATGTGCAGGCTGCGGGTCACTCTGTCGCCCACCCGCAGTGGCTCGTGGGAAGCCTTGAGCTGCTGGGTGATCTGCACCTGGCTGGCGACCAGGCGCTGACCGCCTTCGGCAGCAACGCCCGCGGGGGCCTTGGCGGTGAAGTGAAGCGGCTGGCTGGTGATCTTCACCGGACCGCTGCCCTGCCCTGGCTGCACCTGGATGTCCAGCGCAGGCAGCGTGAACTCCCCGGCATTCTGCGGGGTGATCTGGTAGCCGTAGCGCAGGCCGAAGAACGGCTTCCCGGCGATCTTCTCGTTGAGGTGGGCAGCCTCGCTGCTCGGCTCGGAGACCACCGCGCCGGCGACCTTCAGCGCGGGCAGCTGCGGCGGCTGGGCAAACCAGGTGTCCACCAGCAGATCGACCTGCAGCGTGAGCGTCCCACCGACCAGCACCGAATCGCCCGGCAGCAGTTGGGTACGGACCTTCACCTCCGGCTCGGCGGCCAGCCCCAGCAAAGGCCAGCACAGCAACAGGCAGAGCAGCGCGCGCCTCATGATCCCGCCCCCGTCGCCGCATCCTGCAGCAGAAACTTGCGGCGCAGGAACTGTGCCGGCGAGGTGCTCAGGTTGTTCAGCCACTGCTCGTCCGAGTCGGCCTTGGCGCGTGCGCGGGGCACGCTCTTGCCCTTGCCAGCGGTATTGTCGAAGACCTCCTGGTCGGGCTTCTCGTCGGGCGGGCCGGCTTCCTGCTGGTCTTCGCGGTCCTTCTGCAGGGCCTGGGCCAGCGCGAGGTTGGCGGTGGCGGCTGGAAAGTCCGCCTGGCGCTGCAGCGCCTGACGATAAGCGTCGATGGCCTGATCGAACTTCGACAGGCGCACATAGGTATTGCCCAGGTAGAAGTACGCCTCGGACGAATCCAGCCGGGCGAAACTGCTCAGAGCCAGCGGGTAGTCTGCGGCGCGATAAGCGGCCAGCCCCTTCCAGAACGGGTCACGGAAATGCGCAGCCGCCTGCGGATAATGGCCGTGCTCGAAAGCCCAGCGCCCCTGCTGGTCCGCCGTAAAGAAGGCATCGGCCAGCGCGCCGGCACGCGCCGGTTCCGGGGCACCACTCAGCCCGGCGGCGAGCAACAGTGCGCTCATCCAGTGCACCTTCCAGCCCTTGCGCACGCTCAGCAGCGAGAGCAGCAAAAGCGGCCAGCACAGCCAGTATCCGGCGTCCTTCCAGTGCAATTGCTGTTCGTCCCCCTGGGCCGCCTGGAAATGTTGCTGGGCGTGCAGTTCGATCCAGTCCAGGTCGTCGTCACCCAGGGTCAGGCTGCCCAGCGGCGCATCCGCCGCCTCCGCGAGGCCCTTCAAGGCGTCCGAGTCGAAGCTGGCCAACAAGGGGCGGCCGGCGGCGTCCTGCTGGCCACCGTCGAGCAAGCCGCCATCCTGGCTGCCCACCGCCAGCACCAGCACTTGCAGATCACTGCCGCGCAGGGCTTTGTCGATAGCGTCGAACTGCTGCTCATCAGCGCCATCGGTCAGCAACACCAGGGTGCCCGGCGACTGCTCGGCGGCCAGCAGGCGCTTGGCGATCTCGATGGCACCCAGCGCGTCCTTGCCGCTGCGCTGGATAAGGCCGGGGGACAGCGCCTGCAGGAAGCTGTCGAGCAAGCCGCCATCGTCGGTGGCGGGCAGCACCAGGTGTGCGCTGCCGGCATAGGCGATGAGCGCCGTCGGGCTGCCCGGCCGCCGCGCGATGAGGTCGTGGAGCTTGTGCTTCACCGCCTCGATGCGTGACGGAGGAACATCGCTGGCGGCCATGGAGGGCGACAGGTCCACCGCCAGGATCAGCGGCGCGCGGTTCTCCAGGAAGGCCGGGCGGTCCTGCTCCCAGGTCGGCCCGGCCGCCGCCACGCCACCTAGCACCAGCACGGCGCCGAGCAGCTGCACCGGGCGCACACGCTGGCGGTCGGTGGGCGTGATCACCAGGTGCTCCAGCAGATGGGGTGCAATGATGCCGTCCAGGCGGCGGGCCAGATCGTGACGCCGGCTCCACAGCAGCGGCAGCAGCACTCCCGGCAACAGGAGCAGCAACCACCACGGCCGCAGGAAATGGAAGGCACTGAGGTCGATGTCCATCAGCCCTCCACTTCCCGGCTGCCACGCGAATCGCCTGGCACGGCCAATCGTCCGGCGATGGCCGCCAACAGGTGCGACAGCACCAGCAACGCCAACGCAGCGCCAAGCGGCACCCAGAACAGGTCGCGCTTGGGCTGGTGGCTGAGGGTCTTCACCTGGTGCGGCGTGATCTGGTCCAGCGTCGCGTAGACGGCCTTCAACGCCTCGCGGTCGCCGGCTCGGAAGTAGCGGCCGCCGGTGCTGTGGGCGATATCCTGCAACGTCTTCAGGTCCACCTTCGACTCGCCGCTGGCCGCGGGGTCGCCAATGCCGATGGTGTGCACCACCACACCGCGCTCATGGGCCATGGCCGCCGCGTGGCTGGGCGTGATGGCGCTGGCAGTGTCGTTGCCGTCGGTGAGCAGGATCAGCACCTTTTCCTGTTCCGGCGCGTCCTTGAGCAGCTTGAGCGTCAGGCCGATGGCGTCGCCCAGGGCGGTGTTCGGCCCCGCCATGCCGATGCCGACTTCGTCCAGCAGCATCAGCAGGCTGGCGTGGTCCAGCGTCGGCGGCGCCTGGGCGAAGGCGCCGGTGCCGAAGACGATCAGGCCGATACGGTCATCCTTGCGCTCGCCGATGAAGTCGCGCACCACGCCCTTGACGATGCTCAGGCGGTCCACCCGCTGGCCACCGGCATCAAGGTAATCGTTGGTCTCCATGGACTGCGAGATGTCGATGGCCAGCATCAGGTCGCGGATCGGCTGCACCCGCTCGATGGGTTTCTCCACCAGCACCGGACGCGCGCACGCCACCAGCACCAGCCCCCACACCAGCAGGTTTAGCGGGAGTTGCCAGCGCCCGCCGGCGGCTCCGCCGCGGCTGGGCTCCTGGCCCACGGCGCGGCTCATGGCGGCGAAGAACGGCACCCGCAAGGCGCTGCGCGATTCCCGGTAGGCCGGCAGGTAGCGCCAGGCGAGCCAGGGCAACGGCAGCAGGAGCAGCAGCCAGGGCAGATCAAACTGCCACATGGTGCACCTCGATCCATTCCCGGCAGACGGCCAGCAGGGCCTGAGCCTCCTGCTCGCCCAGCGCCTGGACGCGCGCATCCGGCGCATAGGCCAGCATGGCCAGCCGCTGATCCAGATCGGCCGGCAGCTGCGCCGGGCTGCGGCCTTGCAGATAGCTGCGCCAGGCGCTGCCACCCAGCGCCGCCGTCGCATCGCCACCGGGCATCGACAGTGCCACACGCTTGAGCAGCGAAGGCAGCTGGCGCAGCGCGGCAAGACGACGTTGCGGGTCCGCCAGGGCCGCACCCAGATCATCCAGGAGCAGCAGCGCCTCGCGCCGATAGCGGTCACGCCGCCATCGCCGGTAGCGCCATAGCGCCCACGCGGCAACGGCCGCCACGAGCAGCAGGGCGAGCACCGCCCAGGCCCAGGTCTGCGGCCAATAGCTGACCAGCGTCGGTGGCGCCGGCAGTTCCTGGAGCTGGTCGATGCGCGGGGTGCTCATCGTGCCAGGCGCCCCAGCTCGCCGCGCAATTGCTCCAGGCTGTCGCGGCCGCTGCTGAACATCATCAAGGGCACCTGGCTGCGGCGCAGCAGGGTCGCCACGTCCTTCAGGCGGCCGGATAGGAACTCACCCAGCGGCCGGTGCACCTGGCGCCGGCCAACCTCCAGCTCCACCTGCAGTTCGCCCTGGGTCACGGTCACGCGGCCGCGGTCCGGCAGGCGCAGGGCAATGGGATCGAACACCTGCAAGGCCAGCACGTCGTTATGCGAGCTCAGCTGCCGCAGAAGCTGGAGCGTCTGGTCGGTCACACCGGCAAAGTCGCTGATGATCACCACCAGGCTGTCGTGCCCCGCTACCCCCAGGCATTGGCGCAGCGCCCGGTCGAGCTGGCCGGGTGCATCGTCGTCGCTGCGGGTGGCTTGCAGTGCATGGTTGTGCCGCACGATGGCCGCGCACAGCGCCTCGACTCTGGCCCGGCTGCGCAGGGGGCGGATGTACTCGATCTGACGGTCGCCGAACACCAGGCCACCGACCCGGTCACCCGCCTGCAGAGCCATCCAGGCGCCGAGCGCGGCAATCTCCGCGGCAGTCACGGACTTGAAGCTGCGCTTGGAACCGAAATACATGCTCATGCGCTGGTCCACCAGCAGCAGCGTGGGACGGTCGCGCTCCTCGGTATAGCTGCGCACGAAGGGCTTGCCGTAGCGCAGCGAGGCGCGCCAGTCCAGATGGCGCAGATCGTCGCCAGGGTTGTACTGGCGCAGCTCGTCAAAGCTCAGCCCCCGGCCGCGCAGGCGCGCCGCATGGCTGCCGGAGAGGATGCTGGACAACGGTTGCCGCGACAGGAAGCTCAGGCCGCGCACGCGATGTTCCAGCAGCATCAGCTGCTGCAGCGAGGCGTAGACGAAACCATCGGCGACCGGCTGCTGATCCGCCATCGACGCCCTCCTCCTCAGGCCGGAATCGCGACTTTGTCGAGCAGCCGGTCGATCACCTGATCGGCACCGACGCCATCGGCCACCGCGTCATAGGACAGCAGCAGGCGATGACGCAGAACGGGATGCACGACAGCGCGTACATCATCGGGCGTGACGTAATCATTGCCGGCCATCCAGGCGTGGGCGCGGGAAACGCGGTCCAGGCTGATGCCGCCGCGCGGGCTGGCGCCGACCTTCAACCAGCGGGCCAGGTCGGCGTCATAGTCGGCTGGGCGGCGGGTGGCATGGATGAGGTCGATCAGGTAGTGATCGATGGCGTCTGAGACATGCACATTGCCCACTTCCCGGCGCGCCGCGAACACGGCGTCCTGGGCAAGCGGCGTGATCTCCAGCGGCTCGGCGCCGGACTGCTGGCTGCGCTCCTCGGCGCGCACCAGCTGCAGCACGCGGGACTCGTCTTCGACCTTGGGATAGTCGATCAGCAGCTTCATCAGGAAGCGATCCATCTGCGCCTCCGGCAGCGGGTACGTGCCTTCCTGCTCGATGGGATTTTGCGTCGCCAGCACCATGAACAGGCCCGGCATGCGGTGCGTCTGTCCGGCGACGGTGATCTGCCGCTCTTCCATGGCTTCGAGCAGCGCCGCCTGCACCTTGGCCGGCGCGCGGTTGATCTCGTCGGCGAGGATGACATTGCCGAACAGCGGCCCCGGCTGGAACCTGAGCTGGTTGCCCTGCTCGGTCTGCTGGAGGATTTCAGCGCCGGTGATGTCCGACGGCAACAGGTCGGGGGTGAACTGCACGCGGCTCATGCGCGCATCGAGGTGCTTCGACAGCGCCTTGACGGTGCGGGTCTTGGCCAGCCCGGGCAGGCTTTCCAGCAGGACGTGACCATTGGCCAGCAGGCCCAGCAGGATGTGGCGGACGGTTTCTTCCTGGCCCAGCACCTGGGCCGATACGGCAGCCTCCAGACCCGCAATTTGTTCACGCATGGACACAGGCATTTTCCTTGTTCGGTCGATTCGTTTTCCCTTACTGATGGCGTGCCCGAACCCCACTCCAGACACACTGCCGTGCCACCGCTTGCGAGGTAACACTAGCAGCCGAGAAACGTTTCGCCATAGTGGCCACTGTCGTGAAATGAATCTGCTTTAAGGGAGAAATCTGCTCCTCGCGTTTGCACAACCGAATGCAGCATCTAGGCTGGATTACGTCACCGCGCAAGCCTCGGGGGAGTTCAGCGGTGCCGGGGAAAAGCGCCATTGCGGAACGCGATTCAAAGCGTGCACCCAAACGCTTTGGCAGAGGAAGCCACATGCATGAGTTGCCTGCAACACGCCGTCATTCACCTGCTGCAGCTGTCGCCTTGTCCATCCTGATACTGCTCAGCCCCGAAGCCCATGCCGCTGATCTATTGATCTACGAAGCCGGCCAGGAAGGTAACGGGCTGGCCAATGCTGGCGCTGCTGCCCTGGCGCGAGACCCGAGTGTGCTGATGAGCAATCCAGCAGGTATCACTGAGTTAAAGGGCACTCAGGTCAACGTCAATGGCCAGGTTATTTTTGGGCACTATCAGTTCTCTCGCGACGGTGATAATCAGTTCAGCGGTAATGAGGGCGGCAACGCGCTGGAGTATCTGCCCGGTGCCAGCTTCTTCATCAGCCACCAAATCGACGATCGCAGCGCCATCGGCTTCGGTACGTACGGCAACTTCGGACTGGCCGTGGACTACGACGATGACTGGGCAGGCCGCTACTTCACACAGGAGTCGACCCTGATTGGCGTCTCCTTTCAGCCGACCCTTGCGCACAAATTCACCGACGACCTGTCCATCGGTATCGGACCGCGCCTCGTCTATGGCTACTACCGTACCGAAGTGGCAGTGAACAACAGTGTGTTGGGCCTGATTGACCGCCCGGACGGCCAGCTTCGTTACAAGGACACCGATGTCGCTGCAGGTTTCAACATTGGCCTGCTTTACCACCTCAGCGCGCGGACGCGCCTGGGCCTGGCATACACCAGCAAAGTGAAGTTCGAGTTCGAGGATCGCCCTGAGCTCAAGAACATCAACAATCCGCTGCTCAACATCGCCCTGCGCCGCACCAGCGTCGACCAGCTGGAGCTGGACATGAATATCCCCCAGACCGCTCTGTTCAGCGTCGCTCACGACCTGGACGCCCAATGGACGTTGCTCGGCAGCCTTGGCTGGCAGGACTGGAGCGACTTCGGGAAGATCGGTGTCGAAGTGGACACCGACAACACCGGTACCAGCACCACGGTGGATCGCCAGTACAAGGACTCCTGGCATGCTTCCCTGGGCGCCCAGTACCAGTACACCCCGCG harbors:
- a CDS encoding VWA domain-containing protein; protein product: MWQFDLPWLLLLLPLPWLAWRYLPAYRESRSALRVPFFAAMSRAVGQEPSRGGAAGGRWQLPLNLLVWGLVLVACARPVLVEKPIERVQPIRDLMLAIDISQSMETNDYLDAGGQRVDRLSIVKGVVRDFIGERKDDRIGLIVFGTGAFAQAPPTLDHASLLMLLDEVGIGMAGPNTALGDAIGLTLKLLKDAPEQEKVLILLTDGNDTASAITPSHAAAMAHERGVVVHTIGIGDPAASGESKVDLKTLQDIAHSTGGRYFRAGDREALKAVYATLDQITPHQVKTLSHQPKRDLFWVPLGAALALLVLSHLLAAIAGRLAVPGDSRGSREVEG
- a CDS encoding BatD family protein, which encodes MRRALLCLLLCWPLLGLAAEPEVKVRTQLLPGDSVLVGGTLTLQVDLLVDTWFAQPPQLPALKVAGAVVSEPSSEAAHLNEKIAGKPFFGLRYGYQITPQNAGEFTLPALDIQVQPGQGSGPVKITSQPLHFTAKAPAGVAAEGGQRLVASQVQITQQLKASHEPLRVGDRVTRSLHITAENAQAMLIPAPAFAEVEGLRRYVQSPTVQALSDGRGGSSGGERMDAVTYVVNQAGDFQLPPIELHWWAADSGEERTVSVPALELSAQAAAVYKAPFSISDDLRELGRHAQLRIARHWLLLAVLVAVLVGAGYAAYRWGAPLRTGVMDAIERRRQAWCESPGYAWRQVRSQLKGDPPQLGALYLWLRRTTGCRELSTAVPDGSVKPGNSLLAFLRARYGRADAQARSATAQLIQALPVIHREMGHGKPTSPPAHALKPLNP
- a CDS encoding OmpP1/FadL family transporter; the encoded protein is MHELPATRRHSPAAAVALSILILLSPEAHAADLLIYEAGQEGNGLANAGAAALARDPSVLMSNPAGITELKGTQVNVNGQVIFGHYQFSRDGDNQFSGNEGGNALEYLPGASFFISHQIDDRSAIGFGTYGNFGLAVDYDDDWAGRYFTQESTLIGVSFQPTLAHKFTDDLSIGIGPRLVYGYYRTEVAVNNSVLGLIDRPDGQLRYKDTDVAAGFNIGLLYHLSARTRLGLAYTSKVKFEFEDRPELKNINNPLLNIALRRTSVDQLELDMNIPQTALFSVAHDLDAQWTLLGSLGWQDWSDFGKIGVEVDTDNTGTSTTVDRQYKDSWHASLGAQYQYTPRLRWSMGVGYDSAMLDDDDRTVDNPAGAIWRLATGVNYDLGDGMDVHAAYTLMWLGDLDVEQTKSRSGNTLSGTYKDAALHVLGAGVTWRF
- a CDS encoding DUF4381 domain-containing protein, encoding MSTPRIDQLQELPAPPTLVSYWPQTWAWAVLALLLVAAVAAWALWRYRRWRRDRYRREALLLLDDLGAALADPQRRLAALRQLPSLLKRVALSMPGGDATAALGGSAWRSYLQGRSPAQLPADLDQRLAMLAYAPDARVQALGEQEAQALLAVCREWIEVHHVAV
- a CDS encoding VWA domain-containing protein, whose product is MDIDLSAFHFLRPWWLLLLLPGVLLPLLWSRRHDLARRLDGIIAPHLLEHLVITPTDRQRVRPVQLLGAVLVLGGVAAAGPTWEQDRPAFLENRAPLILAVDLSPSMAASDVPPSRIEAVKHKLHDLIARRPGSPTALIAYAGSAHLVLPATDDGGLLDSFLQALSPGLIQRSGKDALGAIEIAKRLLAAEQSPGTLVLLTDGADEQQFDAIDKALRGSDLQVLVLAVGSQDGGLLDGGQQDAAGRPLLASFDSDALKGLAEAADAPLGSLTLGDDDLDWIELHAQQHFQAAQGDEQQLHWKDAGYWLCWPLLLLSLLSVRKGWKVHWMSALLLAAGLSGAPEPARAGALADAFFTADQQGRWAFEHGHYPQAAAHFRDPFWKGLAAYRAADYPLALSSFARLDSSEAYFYLGNTYVRLSKFDQAIDAYRQALQRQADFPAATANLALAQALQKDREDQQEAGPPDEKPDQEVFDNTAGKGKSVPRARAKADSDEQWLNNLSTSPAQFLRRKFLLQDAATGAGS
- a CDS encoding DUF58 domain-containing protein; this encodes MADQQPVADGFVYASLQQLMLLEHRVRGLSFLSRQPLSSILSGSHAARLRGRGLSFDELRQYNPGDDLRHLDWRASLRYGKPFVRSYTEERDRPTLLLVDQRMSMYFGSKRSFKSVTAAEIAALGAWMALQAGDRVGGLVFGDRQIEYIRPLRSRARVEALCAAIVRHNHALQATRSDDDAPGQLDRALRQCLGVAGHDSLVVIISDFAGVTDQTLQLLRQLSSHNDVLALQVFDPIALRLPDRGRVTVTQGELQVELEVGRRQVHRPLGEFLSGRLKDVATLLRRSQVPLMMFSSGRDSLEQLRGELGRLAR
- a CDS encoding HAD family hydrolase, translating into MPSYLARPIARWMLLLLCLPLLVQAADALPSWNEGPSRQAIIEFVEAVTHEGGKDFVPPAERIAVFDNDGTLWSEQPMYFQVLFALDEVKRQAPQHPEWKQKQPFKAVLEGDQKTLAASGMNGILEIVAATHSGMSTEDFIANARRWLASARHPRSHRPYTEMVFQPMLELLGYLRANGFKTYIVSGGEVAFMRAFAEEVYGIPPEQVIGTTLGSRFEDRDGKLSIQRLPKLVHNDDGPGKPESIDSIIGRRPILAFGNSDGDLQMLQWTTVGKGLRFAGLVHHTDAPREWAYDRESKVGRLDKALDVAKSRDWVVVDMAKEWKRIYPFDQ
- a CDS encoding arylsulfatase, which produces MKRTGRWLSQFALAATAIVGCTVASAADKPNILVIFGDDIGQTNISAYSFGVVGYQTPNIDRIAKEGMMFTDYYAENSCTAGRSTFITGQTILRTGLSKVGMPGVPVGLQDRDVTIAQALKAHGYATGQFGKNHLGDRDEYLPTKHGFDEFFGNLYHLNAEEEPERPYWPKDDEAFTKAASPRGVLKATADGKIEDTGALTSKRMETIDDDTTQAAINFMDKQVKADKPFFVWMNTTRMHAFTHVRESMQGQSGMPGNDYADGMLEHDGDVGKLLKAVDDLKIADNTIVVYTTDNGPNQWSWPDAATTPFRNEKNSNWEGAYRVPAMIRWPNHIKPGSVSTQMFSGLDWFPTLLAAIGDTDIKERLLKGADLGGKSFKVHLDGYNQLDYLTGKTDKGARKEFYYFNDEAELVGMRFDNWKIVWCEQRAPGGLQVWSEPFTCLRVPKLFNLRMDPYERADVVSDQYYDWLTKNDYLLFQGTRKAAAFLQTFVDYPPSQRPASFSIDQIRKDVDAKIEAKMKQGSK
- a CDS encoding AAA family ATPase — its product is MREQIAGLEAAVSAQVLGQEETVRHILLGLLANGHVLLESLPGLAKTRTVKALSKHLDARMSRVQFTPDLLPSDITGAEILQQTEQGNQLRFQPGPLFGNVILADEINRAPAKVQAALLEAMEERQITVAGQTHRMPGLFMVLATQNPIEQEGTYPLPEAQMDRFLMKLLIDYPKVEDESRVLQLVRAEERSQQSGAEPLEITPLAQDAVFAARREVGNVHVSDAIDHYLIDLIHATRRPADYDADLARWLKVGASPRGGISLDRVSRAHAWMAGNDYVTPDDVRAVVHPVLRHRLLLSYDAVADGVGADQVIDRLLDKVAIPA